A region of Anguilla rostrata isolate EN2019 chromosome 10, ASM1855537v3, whole genome shotgun sequence DNA encodes the following proteins:
- the mblac2 gene encoding metallo-beta-lactamase domain-containing protein 2 — protein sequence MSATEWYAHKSLGEGLFWIQERFYESGNRANIWLLRGSHQDVIIDTGLGLRSLPDYINAKGLLGEDPERRNPLLAIGTHVHFDHSGGLHQFQQVGVHRAEVDALANGDNFETVTWLSDSEIVRDPSPGWRARQYKVKAVQPTHILQEGDVINLGDRQLTVLHMPGHSRGSICLHDKDRKMLFSGDVAYDGAMIDWLPYSRVSDYVRSCQRLLELVDGEQVEQVLPGHFHTFGAKRLHHIASSYISGAGACHRFATCAIKSVASLALRASNSTSAC from the exons ATGTCTGCAACGGAATGGTATGCGCACAAATCTCTTGGAGAAGGTTTATTCTGGATCCAGGAGAGGTTTTACGAGTCGGGTAACCGAGCAAACATTTGGCTACTTCGTGGATCCCACCAGGACGTTATTATAGACACTGGTCTGGGATTGAGAAGTCTACCAGATTATATAAATGCCAAAGGGTTGCTTGGAGAAGACCCAGAGCGAAGGAATCCTTTGTTAGCCATCGGGACGCACGTCCACTTCGATCATTCGGGTGGGCTGCATCAGTTTCAACAGGTGGGCGTTCACAGGGCAGAGGTCGATGCACTAGCCAACGGAGACAACTTCGAAACGGTGACCTGGCTGTCCGATAGCGAAATCGTCCGTGATCCGTCTCCTGGATGGAGAGCCAGGCAATATAAAGTCAAGGCAGTACAACCAACTCACATACTACAGGAAG GTGATGTCATCAACCTCGGAGACCGGCAGCTAACGGTGCTGCACATGCCCGGCCACTCCCGGGGCAGCATCTGCCTCCACGACAAGGACCGCAAGATGCTGTTCAGCGGGGACGTGGCCTACGACGGCGCCATGATCGACTGGCTCCCCTACAGCCGGGTCAGCGACTACGTGCGCAGCTGCCAGCGGCTGCTGGAGCTCGTGGACGGCGAGCAGGTGGAGCAGGTCCTCCCCGGCCACTTCCACACCTTCGGCGCCAAGCGGCTGCACCACATCGCCTCCAGCTACATCTCCGGCGCCGGGGCCTGCCACCGCTTCGCCACCTGCGCCATCAAGTCCGTCGCCAGCCTCGCCCTGAGGGCCTCAAACTCCACCAGCGCCTGTTAG